The genomic DNA TGCTCTGATAGGGTGCAAGCCCGAGAGAGCCGCAGTGAATAGGCCCAGGCGACTGTTTAGCAAAAACACAGGTCTCTGCGAAGCCGCAAGGCGAAGTATAGGGGCTGACGCCTGCCCGGTGCTGGAAGGTTAAGGGGAGCGCTTAAGCAATCGCTGAAGGTGTGAACCGAAGCCCCAGTAAACGGCGGCCGTAACTATAACGGTCCTAAGGTAGCGAAATTCCTTGTCGGGTAAGTTCCGACCCGCACGAAAGGCGCAACGATCTGGGCACTGTCTCAACGAGAGACTCGGTGAAATTATAGTACCTGTGAAGATGCAGGTTACCCGCGACAGGACGGAAAGACCCCGTGGAGCTTTACTGTTAGCCTGATATTGAATTTTGGTGCAGCTTGTACAGAATAGGTAGGAGCCGTGGAAACGTGAGCGCTAGCTTACGTGGAGGCGTCGGTGGGATACTACCCTTGTTGTACTGAAATTCTAACCTGCGCCCCTTATCGGGGCGGGAGACAGTGTCAGGCAGGCAGTTTGACTGGGGCGGTCGCCTCCTAAAAGGTAACGGAGGCGCCCAAAGGTTCCCTCAGAATGGTTGGAAATCATTCGCAGAGTGTAAAGGCACAAGGGAGCTTGACTGCGAGACTTACAAGTCGAGCAGGGACGAAAGTCGGGCTTAGTGATCCGGTGGTTCCGCATGGAAGGGCCATCGCTCAACGGATAAAAGCTACCCCGGGGATAACAGGCTTATCTCCCCCAAGAGTCCACATCGACGGGGAGGTTTGGCACCTCGATGTCGGCTCATCGCATCCTGGGGCTGTAGTCGGTCCCAAGGGTTGGGCTGTTCGCCCATTAAAGCGGTACGCGAGCTGGGTTCAGAACGTCGTGAGACAGTTCGGTCCCTATCCGTCGTGGGCGTAGGAAATTTGAGAGGAGCTGTCCTTAGTACGAGAGGACCGGGATGGACGCACCGCTGGTGTACCAGTTGTCTTGCCAAAGGCATAGCTGGGTAGCTACGTGCGGAAGGGATAAGTGCTGAAAGCATCTAAGCATGAAGCCCCCCTCAAGATGAGATTTCCCATTTGAGCTCCCTGAAAGATGATCAGGTTGATAGGTCTGAGGTGGAAGCGTGGCGACACGTGAAGCTGACAGATACTAATCGAGCGAGCACTTAACCAAATAAACATGATACTTTCTTTCTTATATCTTCTTCACATTATCTAGTTTTGAGAGAATAAAAATTATACTTGAAAAAATTTTAAAAAAGTTTATAATAGTATATGTCTCATTATTTCCTTGTCCGGTGGCGATGGCGAGAAGGTCACACCCGTTCCCATTCCGAACACGGAAGTTAAGCTTCTCAGCGCCAATGGTAGTAGAGGGCATCCCTCTGCGAGAGTAGGACGTTGCCGGGCGGATATATTCCGCAGTAGCTCAGTGGTAGAGCATTCGGCTGTTAACCGAACGGTCGCAGGTTCGAATCCTGCCTGCGGAGCCATTAGGAGAGCTGTCCGAGTGGCCGAAGGAGCACGATTGGAAATCGTGTAGACGGTTAACGCTGTCTCAAGGGTTCAAATCCCTTGCTCTCCGCCATTGAAGAACAATGGCCCGTTGGTCAAGTGGTTAAGACACCGCCCTTTCACGGCGGTAACACGGGTTCGAATCCCGTACGGGTCACCATCTATATGGAGGATTAGCTCAGCTGGGAGAGCACTTGCCTTACAAGCAAGGGGTCGGCGGTTCGATCCCGTCATCCTCCACCATGAGATGCTAATGAATTATCTTATATCTTATGTGAGTATTATATCGTCGCGGGGTGGAGCAGTCTGGTAGCTCGTCGGGCTCATAACCCGAAGGTCGTAGGTTAAAATCCTGCCCCCGCAATAAAATATTAAACATGGTCCCGTGGTGTAGCGGTTAACATGCCTGCCTGTCACGCAGGAGATCGCGGGTTCGATTCCCGTCGGGACCGCCATTATTATTATATACATAGGCTCGGTAGCTCAGTCGGTAGAGCAAAGGACTGAAAATCCTTGTGTCGGCGGTTCGATTCCGTCCCGAGCCACCATTTGGAGCCGGCCTAGCTCAATTGGTAGAGCAACTGACTTGTAATCAGTAGGTTGGGGGTTCAAGTCCTCTGGCCGGCACCATTTTCAAGATTATGCATAAATTATGGAGGGGTAGCGAAGTGGCTAAACGCGGCGGACTGTAAATCCGCTCCCTTAGGGTTCGGCGGTTCGAATCCGTCCCCCTCCACCATCTAGGGGTATAGTTTAACGGTAGAACAGAGGTCTCCAAAACCTCCAGTGTGGGTTCGATTCCTACTACCCCTGCCAATATTATGGCGGCTATGGCGAAGTGGTTAACGCATCGGATTGTGGCTCCGACATCGTGGGTTCGATTCCCACTAGTCGCCCTTTACAACTTGACATTTTATTATATAATTAAATATTATTGGGCCATAGCCAAGCGGTAAGGCAACGGACTTTGACTCCGTGATGCGTTGGTTCGAATCCAGCTGGCCCAGCTTGCGGAAGTAGTTCAGTGGTAGAACACCACCTTGCCAAGGTGGGGGTCGCGGGTTCGAACCCCGTCTTCCGCTCCAATGTGGCGGCATAGCCAAGTGGTAAGGCAGAGGTCTGCAAAACCTTTATCACCGGTTCAAATCCGGTTGCCGCCTCCATATTTTTGAAATGAATTTGGACGACCTATATAGATTCGCCGGGGTGGCGGAACAGGCAGACGCACAGGACTTAAAATCCTGCGGTAGGTGACTACCGTACCGGTTCGATTCCGGTTCTCGGCATTATTAATTTTTAGATTTTATTTTTATAGTACCGAGCCGGTGTGGCGGAATTGGCAGACGCGCACGACTCAAAATCGTGTTCCTTACGGAGTGCCGGTTCGATCCCGGCCACCGGTATTTAAAAAACGCAGTTATGTCGACGTTTTAGCGGAAATTTAACCGTTAGAACGTCGCCTTTTTGTGTTAAACGTGCGATAAATGGTCGTGTAACGAGTCGCTTTCCTTCAATAAAACGAAGGGAGGCGATTTTTTTGTCTACTCGCAGAAATAATCGTCTAAGCAGTCGAGAAATTGATATTGCAATTGAGCCGTTAGAATTCAATACGCTTTCATTTGACGCGGCTTGTAAGCTTTTTTTGGGGGGGGCCGAGCGCCGCGAGCTAAGGTAATTCTAGTTAATATAGATTTTTAATTAAAATAATCAATATGTCTAAAGATCACGAATGAAAGTTTTCTTCTATAATGAAGAAGTAAGGGATCATTAAAAAAGCCGAGATTGGAGGTGCTTAACGTTACTTTATAAATCCTTTCTATAAAATGACTGATTTTGGTATTCTCCTTATCACTGTATTGCTCTGCAGAGAAGGATTAATGCTCCAATCCCGAGAGGGATTTTACATTAACAAAGTATCTTGAAGTTTTAGCAACAACTCTAAGGAAAAGCACATAATTTAACCACAAATGAACAAATTATTAATATGTAACTCAGAAATTTTTTCAGTCATAAAAAAATAAGTTAAAAGAATCGATGGAGTTTATGTATGGATGAAACGATTGGTGAGGTCACGGTTGAAATTTTAAATTACCTGGGATTCAGATTGAACCGTTATTTAATCATATCTTTTATTTTCATGGGCTTTCTGAATGTTATTACTTTTTCTTAAAGGTCTAATTATTTCTCTAATTCGATCATGAATAAACTTTTCTTGGACACCAAATTCCTTTAGTAAATAGAATTCTAATATGTTTCGAAGAACATGGTATGCATTTATTTAATCTCCTGCTTTAAGAGCTTTCTTCTCTAATCTTTGATCAAAATGAGTATAATAATTTCTTGTGTCAGCAATTACTTGTGGGAAATCTTACATGATGGGATTTTATATCTGTATAAACTTCAACTCCGCCTAATGATGGATTATCATATAAAGGAAAATCTAACAAATAAAAATTAACATTAGTAACTATTTACAGACGTAACCTGCTGTCCATTCCTATTAATATATAAAAAAAAATCAGTCAGCACATACTAATCTTTTAAATGATTGTATATGATGACTGAATGATAAGCCTATTCACTAATGCAATTGAAAATTGTGATGAGTAAATTTACTTATCTGTTCGTTTAAGAGCATTAAGTGCGACCTTTGTAGCTTCTGAAATTAGCGTATTGTCATAGGTGGCATTCTGTGTATCACGGCTGGATAGAACTGCGATGACAATGGGAGCTCTATTCGGCGGCCAAACAATCGCAATGTCATTCCGTGTTCCATAGCTTCCTGCTCCGCTCTTATCATCGACTTCCCAGCCTTTTGGTGCACCAGCCCGGATCAATGCATCTCCAGTGGTATTTCCCCGCATCCAATCCGTCAGGATCATACGTTTTTCAGTAGGGAGCAAGTCGCTGACTGCGAAAGCCTTGAGGCTGGTAGCAAGTGCTTTTGGTGTGCTTGTGTCCCGTTTATCTCCAGGAATAGCTGAGTTCAAATCCGTCTCGTAGCGATCAACTTGGGTAATGTTATCGCCAATCTGTCTCAGTGCAGTTTCAAATCCCTCAGGGCCTCCCAGTTTCTCTAATAAAAGGTTACCTGCGGTGTTGTCGCTATATCTAACAGCAGCCTCAATAACTTCCCGAAGAGTCATCCCGGTATCTACGTGAAGCTGTGTTACGGGTGAATACGTAACGATGTCCTCGCTGGTGTATGTGACTAACTCGTCAAGTTGATCAATTGAGTAATGCTGCAGCAATGCACCTGCGGCTAAAGCTTTGTAAGTAGATGCGTAAGCGAATCGCTCATTAGGCCGATAGGAGACGGTCCGATTTGTACCTGTATCGATAGCGTAGACTCCGAGCCGGGCGTCAAATTTGCTCTCGAGATCTGCAAACTCACGGGATGCTGATGTTTTCGTGACAGCCTTTCCGGGCTTGTCAGAAGGGTTATGGGTGGTCATGGACCAGCCGGCGAAAGGTACAATTGCAACCACTAGCACAAGCAGGGCAAATATAAAATTATTCTTACTGAAAATATTATGTGTTTTCCTCAAGATCTTAACCTCTTTCTATTAATAATCGATGTTCTGAAAATAGAATAAGCGGGTTTAATCATTATGTTTTGATTAACAACAGTCGACTATTAACCAGCAGATTCTAAAAATTGTGTATTACTTTCGGATTCAATTGCATTATTTTTATAATGTAAAATTTATTCTGTTTGCACTTAATTAATCCTATTCAATATACTTCTTCGTAACCTTATGCTGCCCCGAAATAGCGGGGGAGAATTTCCTCCTTTCACTACTATTGATTGCATG from Bacillus aquiflavi includes the following:
- the bla gene encoding class A beta-lactamase; this encodes MFSKNNFIFALLVLVVAIVPFAGWSMTTHNPSDKPGKAVTKTSASREFADLESKFDARLGVYAIDTGTNRTVSYRPNERFAYASTYKALAAGALLQHYSIDQLDELVTYTSEDIVTYSPVTQLHVDTGMTLREVIEAAVRYSDNTAGNLLLEKLGGPEGFETALRQIGDNITQVDRYETDLNSAIPGDKRDTSTPKALATSLKAFAVSDLLPTEKRMILTDWMRGNTTGDALIRAGAPKGWEVDDKSGAGSYGTRNDIAIVWPPNRAPIVIAVLSSRDTQNATYDNTLISEATKVALNALKRTDK